Proteins encoded within one genomic window of Bradyrhizobium sp. AZCC 1719:
- a CDS encoding SixA phosphatase family protein yields the protein MLRLMLLRHAKTEHDAPSGHDHDRRLDERGRRDAVAIGTWIGRHPPFPDAVLVSTAVRARQTWEIARDAIKDAVRERPPKPEVELLDELYGAEPTQLLRIIRMAEATDPARLMLIGHNPGMHELALMLAGSGDAAAKKALEDNLPTAGLAILDFATEDWSEVAFRRGKLVRFTSPKLLKQALDD from the coding sequence ATGCTCCGTTTGATGCTGCTGCGCCACGCCAAGACCGAACACGACGCGCCTTCGGGCCATGACCACGACCGCCGACTCGACGAGCGCGGCCGGCGGGACGCCGTCGCTATCGGAACCTGGATCGGCCGGCATCCGCCTTTTCCCGACGCCGTTCTGGTTTCGACCGCGGTGCGGGCGCGGCAGACCTGGGAAATCGCACGCGATGCGATAAAGGATGCAGTGCGGGAACGGCCGCCGAAGCCGGAGGTCGAACTGCTCGATGAACTCTACGGCGCCGAGCCGACGCAACTCCTGCGGATCATCCGCATGGCCGAGGCCACCGACCCCGCGCGCCTGATGCTGATCGGCCACAATCCCGGCATGCATGAGCTGGCGCTGATGCTCGCCGGCAGCGGCGACGCGGCGGCGAAGAAGGCGCTCGAGGACAATCTGCCGACCGCGGGACTGGCGATCCTCGACTTTGCCACCGAGGACTGGAGCGAGGTGGCGTTCCGCCGCGGCAAGCTCGTGCGCTTCACCAGCCCGAAATTGCTGAAGCAGGCGCTGGACGATTGA